Proteins found in one Alphaproteobacteria bacterium genomic segment:
- a CDS encoding DNA translocase FtsK 4TM domain-containing protein yields the protein MNQKIIKNRSNAAFVNIATQKIIYDKIIEGFALLIIIASLLTLIALFSFQSDDPSLNRTATASLIKNFIGPPGAILADVILQSIGLGGIFFCIILLAWGWKIILHQKISWFWVKISLIPLGLACFSLGLTELNIKSSWLAQLGCGEGGCLGWLIHQYVSPLILVYLNGNQFLLTSISLILGIILLLYSSSIPWGFYQKSFLYLRIIAKLFLNLVRFIYRSFLKLFLLRKIKDPEIDTYNYVEKAIPIKQKEIKKTSSFTEKFLKKKKDPLESIEKNMISQEYDDVYVPKTKSPSKSKPKLKQSKLNFDEKSSYYIPPIDLLDDFYSRNEDIVYDEEALENNARLLETVLDDFGIKGKVVNVRPGPVITLYELEPSPGTKTSRIINLSDDVARSMSAVSVRIAVIAGRNVIGIELPNQKREKVSLRQLLETPAYQKTTNQLALALGKDIGGVPVIVDLARMPHLLIAGTTGSGKSVAVNTMILSLLFRLSPDECKFIMIDPKMLELSVYDGIPHLLSPVVTDPRKAIVALKWTVREMENRYRAMSKLGVRNIEGYNQRITDAQKKGETLNRKIQVGFDPETGNPIYEEEVFDLTVLPFIVVVVDEMADLMLVAGKEIESAIQRLAQMARAAGIHIIMATQRPSVDVITGTIKANFPTRISFHVTSKIDSRTILGEMGAEQLLGQGDMLYMAQGGRITRIHGPFVTDLEVEKIVYFLKNQGEPKYIEEITQEKDDLASFNDENNGQEDEFYNRAVDLVYREGKASTSFIQRHLQIGYNRAARIIEKMEKAGIVSAANHVGKREVLNK from the coding sequence CTTCAATCTATAGGGTTGGGTGGAATATTTTTCTGCATCATCCTTTTAGCTTGGGGATGGAAAATTATTTTACATCAAAAAATTTCATGGTTTTGGGTTAAAATTTCTTTAATTCCTTTGGGACTTGCGTGTTTTTCTTTGGGATTAACTGAACTTAATATTAAAAGTTCATGGTTAGCACAATTAGGATGTGGAGAAGGTGGATGTTTAGGGTGGCTCATTCATCAATATGTATCACCTTTAATTTTAGTCTATTTAAATGGCAATCAATTTTTATTAACAAGTATAAGTTTAATTTTGGGGATCATCCTTCTTCTTTATAGTTCTTCTATACCTTGGGGTTTTTATCAAAAAAGTTTTCTATATTTACGTATTATTGCCAAGCTATTTTTAAATTTAGTTAGATTTATATATAGATCATTTTTAAAGCTATTTTTATTAAGAAAAATAAAGGACCCAGAAATCGATACTTATAATTATGTTGAAAAAGCTATTCCAATAAAACAAAAAGAAATTAAAAAAACGTCTTCATTTACTGAAAAATTTCTTAAAAAAAAGAAAGATCCTTTAGAATCTATTGAAAAAAATATGATATCTCAAGAATATGATGACGTTTATGTACCGAAAACAAAATCACCTTCAAAATCCAAACCAAAATTAAAACAATCAAAATTAAATTTTGATGAAAAATCTTCTTATTATATTCCTCCTATTGATTTGCTTGATGATTTTTATTCTCGTAATGAAGATATAGTTTATGATGAAGAAGCTTTGGAAAATAACGCACGGTTACTTGAAACTGTTTTAGATGATTTTGGAATTAAAGGAAAAGTTGTCAATGTTCGCCCAGGACCAGTTATTACCCTTTATGAATTAGAACCTTCCCCAGGTACAAAAACAAGCCGTATTATTAATCTTTCAGATGATGTTGCCCGTTCCATGAGCGCTGTTTCTGTGCGCATAGCTGTTATTGCTGGAAGGAATGTTATTGGTATAGAACTTCCTAATCAAAAACGTGAAAAAGTTTCTTTACGGCAACTTTTAGAAACTCCAGCTTACCAAAAAACTACCAATCAACTTGCCTTGGCTTTAGGTAAAGATATCGGGGGTGTTCCTGTCATTGTTGATCTTGCGCGCATGCCTCATCTTCTTATTGCAGGAACAACAGGATCTGGGAAATCAGTTGCGGTAAATACCATGATTTTATCCCTTTTATTTCGCCTATCCCCCGATGAATGCAAATTTATCATGATAGATCCTAAGATGTTAGAACTATCAGTTTATGATGGTATTCCTCATTTATTATCTCCTGTCGTGACAGATCCACGTAAAGCTATCGTTGCTTTGAAATGGACCGTAAGAGAAATGGAAAATCGTTATAGAGCTATGTCAAAATTGGGCGTACGCAATATCGAAGGATACAATCAAAGAATTACAGATGCCCAGAAAAAAGGGGAAACTTTAAATCGCAAAATACAAGTGGGATTTGACCCAGAAACGGGTAATCCAATTTATGAAGAAGAAGTATTTGATTTAACGGTTTTGCCTTTTATTGTTGTGGTTGTTGATGAAATGGCCGATTTAATGTTGGTTGCTGGAAAAGAGATTGAATCTGCTATTCAACGTTTAGCCCAAATGGCCAGGGCAGCAGGGATCCACATTATTATGGCAACCCAACGTCCTTCAGTTGATGTGATCACAGGAACAATCAAAGCAAATTTTCCCACACGTATTAGTTTTCATGTCACATCAAAAATTGATAGTCGAACAATTTTGGGTGAAATGGGTGCCGAACAACTTCTGGGACAAGGTGATATGCTTTATATGGCCCAAGGGGGGCGTATTACCAGAATACATGGACCCTTTGTTACAGACTTAGAGGTGGAAAAAATTGTCTATTTCCTAAAAAATCAAGGAGAACCAAAATATATTGAAGAAATCACCCAAGAAAAAGATGATCTTGCTTCTTTCAATGATGAAAATAACGGTCAGGAAGATGAATTTTATAACCGTGCCGTTGATCTTGTTTATAGAGAAGGGAAAGCATCTACAAGTTTTATCCAGCGTCACCTACAAATAGGTTATAATCGTGCAGCACGTATTATTGAGAAAATGGAAAAAGCAGGTATAGTAAGTGCGGCAAATCATGTTGGAAAAAGAGAAGTTTTAAATAAATAA
- a CDS encoding outer membrane lipoprotein carrier protein LolA, with product MTLFKFTNKSFNFFYLINVSFICLMVLSFNGTVSAASPPPSINLTPKDLDDITRVEDYMNQIQTLKARFQQYSPDSGIAFGTIYIKRPGRMRVEYEPPSAVVLIADGSLVSYYDREIDELSQAPLSSTPAWFLVRDPVSLTKDVTITAIERAPGALRIALYQTKEPDAGSVELIFSDKPLELKQWAIVDPNGKETRVGLFGSSIGSELPDSLFERPEKKSGRKRN from the coding sequence ATGACCCTATTCAAATTTACAAATAAATCTTTTAATTTTTTCTATCTTATAAATGTATCATTTATATGTTTAATGGTACTAAGTTTTAATGGTACAGTTTCAGCAGCTTCCCCACCCCCTTCTATTAATCTTACCCCCAAAGATCTTGATGATATTACAAGGGTCGAAGATTATATGAATCAAATCCAAACTCTTAAGGCAAGATTTCAACAATATTCACCAGATTCTGGAATTGCGTTTGGTACTATCTATATTAAAAGACCTGGACGTATGCGCGTTGAATATGAACCACCCTCTGCCGTTGTGTTGATTGCAGACGGATCTTTGGTAAGTTATTACGATAGAGAAATAGATGAATTAAGCCAAGCACCCCTGTCATCAACACCGGCATGGTTTTTAGTACGTGATCCCGTAAGTCTTACCAAAGATGTTACCATAACTGCTATAGAAAGAGCACCTGGTGCGCTACGCATTGCTCTTTATCAAACCAAAGAACCTGATGCAGGATCTGTTGAATTAATATTTTCAGACAAACCATTGGAATTAAAACAATGGGCTATCGTTGATCCTAATGGCAAAGAAACCCGGGTAGGATTGTTTGGATCAAGTATAGGTAGTGAATTGCCAGATAGTTTATTTGAACGACCAGAAAAGAAATCGGGAAGAAAAAGAAATTAA
- a CDS encoding gamma-glutamyl-gamma-aminobutyrate hydrolase family protein, which produces MPVIGIPACIKYINQLPFHSVGDKYLKAIINGTHARPFIIPALGECHNFKDLIRNLDGLMLTGSASNVNAKLYNGPQDRPDSPQDPDRDATTIPLIQCALDSGLPILCICRGIQELNVALGGSLFQQIHLNSNKMDHRENPDLSYDERYAPKHMVKLTENGLLHRLIGKDEIKVNSLHWQGIDRLADRLSIEAIAPDGIIEAVRVKDAHNFALGVQWHPEYDVMTNFISKAIFEAFGQAVADYAQNKNR; this is translated from the coding sequence ATGCCTGTTATAGGTATCCCTGCCTGTATTAAATACATTAATCAACTTCCTTTTCATTCTGTTGGTGATAAATATTTAAAAGCAATAATTAATGGCACCCATGCTAGACCTTTTATTATTCCTGCTTTAGGTGAATGTCATAATTTTAAAGATTTAATTCGTAATCTTGATGGTCTTATGCTGACCGGCAGTGCTTCGAACGTCAATGCAAAATTATATAATGGCCCTCAAGACCGACCTGATAGCCCGCAGGATCCTGACCGTGATGCCACAACAATACCTTTGATTCAATGTGCTCTTGATTCAGGATTACCTATCCTATGTATTTGTCGGGGTATCCAAGAATTAAATGTCGCTTTGGGTGGAAGTTTATTTCAGCAAATACACCTAAATTCAAATAAAATGGATCACCGAGAAAATCCGGATTTATCTTATGATGAACGTTATGCTCCAAAACATATGGTAAAATTAACAGAAAATGGTCTATTACATAGGTTAATAGGTAAAGATGAGATTAAAGTTAACTCCCTTCATTGGCAAGGTATTGATCGCCTAGCTGATCGACTATCTATCGAAGCTATTGCCCCAGATGGAATTATTGAAGCTGTACGGGTTAAAGATGCGCATAATTTTGCCTTAGGTGTTCAATGGCACCCAGAATATGATGTTATGACTAATTTTATTTCAAAAGCTATTTTTGAAGCTTTTGGTCAAGCTGTGGCAGATTATGCTCAAAATAAGAACCGTTAA
- the xth gene encoding exodeoxyribonuclease III encodes MRVATWNINSIRLRINLVKKFIKNWSPDVICFQETKTQDETFPKEALQELGYPYLSIRGMKSYNGVAILSRIPFKIISSPLWCKKEDCRHLAIQLHNNLEIHNFYVPAGGDIPDPIQSPKFAHKLQFVDEMTDFFTKQKKSTNKMILVGDLNIAPLATDVWSHTQLMNVVSHTAIEIEKLNKLKKTLNWVDTLRHFVPADQKLYSWWSYRAQDWLKSNRGRRLDHIWVTPNLSSFLNKGDILKEIRGWDTPSDHVPVLVDLKI; translated from the coding sequence GTGCGCGTAGCTACCTGGAATATTAATTCCATCAGATTACGAATAAATCTCGTCAAAAAATTTATTAAAAACTGGTCACCAGATGTTATTTGTTTTCAAGAAACAAAAACCCAGGATGAAACCTTCCCCAAAGAAGCTTTACAAGAGCTTGGGTATCCTTATCTTTCAATACGGGGTATGAAAAGTTATAATGGGGTCGCGATTTTATCCCGTATACCCTTTAAAATAATTTCTTCACCTTTATGGTGTAAAAAAGAAGATTGTCGCCATTTGGCCATTCAACTTCATAATAATTTAGAGATTCACAATTTTTATGTTCCTGCAGGAGGGGATATTCCGGACCCTATTCAAAGTCCAAAATTTGCCCACAAATTACAATTTGTTGATGAAATGACAGATTTCTTTACCAAACAAAAAAAATCTACAAACAAAATGATTCTGGTCGGTGATCTTAATATCGCACCCCTGGCAACTGATGTTTGGTCTCATACACAACTTATGAATGTGGTAAGTCATACTGCAATCGAAATAGAGAAATTAAATAAATTAAAAAAAACGTTGAATTGGGTTGATACATTAAGACATTTTGTTCCTGCTGATCAAAAACTATATAGTTGGTGGAGTTATCGCGCCCAAGATTGGTTAAAAAGCAATCGAGGAAGACGTCTTGACCATATTTGGGTAACACCAAATTTATCTTCTTTTCTAAATAAAGGCGATATTCTTAAAGAAATACGTGGATGGGACACACCTTCAGATCATGTTCCTGTTCTGGTAGATTTAAAAATCTAA
- a CDS encoding sensor histidine kinase KdpD codes for MDSILDNTKRPSPEALLEKAEEEHRGRLKVFLGAAPGVGKTYEMLEVARVKKQQGIDVVIGIVETHGRRETQSLLQGLEIIPRKQVHYKNRVLEEMDLDAILIRKPALVLVDELAHTNAPTSRHPKRYMDVEEILAAGIDVYTTLNIQHLESLNDVVAQITSIRVRETLPDSVIDRADEIELIDLTSKDLIQRLKEGKVYVADQAQRALKNYFTEGNLTALRELALRRTAQRVDDQMLHYMQAHAISGPWSAGERVLVCVSENPNVVDLVRYARRMADRLQAKWTSIYVETQRYHTLNEQTRDRIAEALNLSEQLGADAVTIPGRNIATDLIDYAKRHNITQIIIGKSERSRWFEILHGSVVHDLVRKAGNIGVHVVAGNSDVLQEKVKNDTAPIHETEYETSIVSAYFYSSLTVLAALSVGLVINNVINIPNISMIFLAAVLFSALRYGLWPSLWASVLSVFSYSYFFLQPLYVLSIAKPSNIVALVFFLIVAILTSNLTVSLRSQVRIARGRANETAELYNFSKKLAAIGSIDDLLWAAAYQIANMLKVKVVLLLSEGDDLLIKVGYPPEDQLDDTDMAAAKWAWHNELAAGNGADTLPGAKRLFLPLKTERGSLGVIGIHKEENSTGPLLSPDGRRLLDAILGQTAIALERIHLVEDSDQARFLTEAGRQLSILLRAVAKDLKSMTQLFTNAITTMEQGKGKDALSNKNLLSLNEIKNKNHQIKWFIENIYDLKKLDENQITVEPLTINFENFVTELYKQIEEILPYHKIDLQSDIDRQEFSFDGILLKKILYNIFFIIAQETPVETKVFIHFFIEQKYIYIEIKDEGPSVLPEELERFRKKFHEPLFRKSSASFGLGLYLCCRFIQILDGTISVMNREDQSGSIFNLKVPISLSQDQSDF; via the coding sequence ATGGATTCAATTTTAGATAATACAAAACGACCATCACCCGAAGCGCTTCTCGAAAAAGCTGAAGAAGAACATCGTGGGCGTCTTAAGGTTTTTTTGGGGGCAGCCCCTGGTGTTGGAAAAACGTATGAGATGTTAGAAGTCGCACGTGTTAAAAAACAACAAGGTATAGATGTTGTTATTGGGATTGTTGAAACCCATGGTAGACGTGAAACACAATCCTTGCTTCAGGGATTAGAAATTATTCCACGTAAACAAGTTCATTATAAAAACCGGGTTTTAGAAGAAATGGATTTAGATGCTATTTTAATAAGAAAACCAGCCCTCGTTCTTGTTGATGAACTTGCCCATACTAATGCTCCAACCAGTAGACATCCCAAACGTTATATGGATGTCGAAGAAATTCTTGCAGCGGGAATAGATGTATATACAACGCTTAATATACAGCATCTTGAAAGTTTAAATGATGTTGTTGCACAAATCACAAGTATCAGGGTACGTGAAACATTACCTGATAGTGTTATTGATCGCGCAGATGAAATAGAATTAATTGATTTAACATCTAAAGATTTAATTCAACGCCTTAAAGAAGGTAAAGTGTATGTTGCTGATCAAGCGCAACGAGCATTAAAAAATTATTTTACCGAGGGTAATTTAACAGCCCTTCGTGAATTAGCATTACGTCGCACGGCACAACGTGTTGATGATCAAATGCTTCATTATATGCAAGCTCATGCGATCAGCGGACCTTGGTCGGCAGGGGAAAGGGTTTTGGTTTGTGTCAGTGAAAATCCCAATGTTGTTGATCTTGTCCGATATGCGCGTCGTATGGCTGATCGGTTACAAGCTAAATGGACTTCCATATATGTTGAAACACAGCGGTATCATACGTTAAATGAGCAAACGCGGGATCGAATTGCTGAAGCTCTTAATTTAAGTGAACAATTAGGGGCAGATGCAGTTACAATACCTGGACGAAATATTGCAACAGATCTTATTGATTATGCAAAACGGCATAATATTACCCAGATTATTATAGGAAAATCAGAACGCTCCAGATGGTTTGAAATATTACATGGATCAGTTGTCCATGATTTAGTTAGAAAAGCTGGTAATATAGGGGTACATGTGGTTGCTGGTAATTCCGATGTGTTACAAGAAAAAGTGAAAAATGATACAGCTCCAATTCATGAAACAGAATATGAGACAAGTATTGTATCGGCTTATTTTTATAGTAGTTTAACTGTTCTGGCTGCTTTATCTGTAGGGTTAGTCATTAATAATGTTATTAACATTCCCAATATTTCTATGATTTTTTTAGCAGCTGTACTTTTCAGTGCCTTGCGTTATGGATTATGGCCATCTTTGTGGGCATCGGTTTTAAGCGTTTTTTCATATAGTTATTTTTTCTTACAACCTCTTTATGTTTTATCTATTGCCAAACCATCAAATATTGTAGCCCTGGTATTTTTTCTTATAGTTGCTATTTTAACAAGTAATTTAACAGTTAGCCTGCGTAGTCAAGTTAGAATTGCCCGTGGTCGAGCCAACGAAACAGCAGAATTATATAATTTTAGTAAAAAACTTGCGGCTATTGGTAGTATTGATGATTTACTATGGGCTGCTGCTTATCAGATTGCAAATATGCTTAAAGTTAAAGTTGTTTTACTTTTATCTGAAGGGGATGATCTTTTAATTAAAGTAGGATATCCACCAGAAGATCAATTAGACGATACAGATATGGCAGCTGCTAAATGGGCATGGCATAATGAATTGGCTGCAGGTAATGGTGCAGATACTTTACCTGGGGCAAAAAGATTATTTTTACCTTTAAAAACAGAACGTGGATCTTTAGGCGTAATTGGAATTCATAAGGAGGAAAATAGCACTGGTCCTTTATTAAGTCCAGATGGGCGTAGATTATTAGATGCGATTCTTGGACAAACAGCTATTGCTCTGGAACGTATTCATCTGGTTGAAGATAGTGATCAAGCAAGATTTTTAACAGAAGCAGGCAGACAATTAAGTATTTTATTACGTGCTGTGGCTAAAGATTTAAAATCAATGACACAACTTTTTACAAATGCTATCACAACCATGGAGCAAGGGAAGGGTAAAGATGCTCTTTCAAATAAAAATCTATTATCTTTAAATGAGATCAAAAATAAAAATCATCAGATTAAATGGTTTATTGAAAATATATATGATCTTAAGAAACTAGATGAAAATCAAATTACTGTAGAACCTTTAACAATAAATTTTGAAAATTTTGTAACAGAACTTTATAAACAAATTGAAGAAATTTTACCCTATCATAAAATAGATTTACAGTCAGATATAGACAGACAAGAATTTTCTTTTGATGGTATTTTATTAAAAAAAATTCTCTACAATATATTTTTTATTATTGCCCAAGAAACACCTGTTGAGACAAAGGTATTTATTCATTTCTTTATAGAACAAAAATATATATATATTGAAATAAAGGATGAAGGACCAAGCGTTTTACCCGAAGAATTAGAACGATTTAGAAAAAAATTTCATGAACCACTTTTTCGAAAATCATCGGCAAGTTTTGGATTAGGTCTTTATTTATGTTGTCGTTTTATACAAATTCTTGATGGCACAATATCTGTAATGAATCGGGAAGATCAATCTGGGTCCATTTTTAATTTAAAAGTACCAATTTCTTTATCCCAAGATCAAAGTGACTTTTGA
- the kdpC gene encoding potassium-transporting ATPase subunit KdpC → MQQQLRPAIFSVILFTLILGIAYPFSITWLAQIIMPYQANGSFVVYNNKKVGSLLIGQSFKSPSYFHGRPSASKYDAGNSTGANLAQTNKNLLKNLEENLSFLPANGKQLIALDLLFTSASGLDPHITPAAAEYQIASVAKARFMKESELRKIVMTYTKSRFLNFLGEPTINVLELNLALDNLAKETESKK, encoded by the coding sequence ATGCAACAACAATTAAGACCCGCAATTTTTTCTGTAATCCTTTTTACTTTGATCTTAGGAATTGCCTACCCTTTTTCGATAACATGGCTTGCCCAAATTATTATGCCGTATCAAGCTAATGGAAGTTTTGTTGTTTATAACAATAAAAAAGTTGGGTCTCTTCTCATTGGACAATCTTTTAAATCACCCTCATATTTTCATGGTAGGCCATCGGCTAGTAAGTATGATGCGGGTAATTCAACTGGCGCAAATCTCGCGCAAACAAATAAAAATTTATTGAAAAATTTAGAAGAAAATTTATCATTCTTGCCAGCGAATGGAAAACAACTTATAGCTTTGGATTTATTATTTACATCGGCCAGTGGACTTGACCCTCATATTACACCTGCTGCGGCTGAATATCAAATTGCAAGTGTTGCCAAAGCTCGTTTTATGAAGGAAAGTGAACTTAGAAAAATTGTTATGACCTATACAAAATCAAGATTTTTAAATTTTCTAGGTGAACCAACAATTAATGTTTTAGAATTAAATCTTGCTTTAGACAATTTAGCAAAAGAAACAGAATCTAAAAAATAA